The following proteins are encoded in a genomic region of Musa acuminata AAA Group cultivar baxijiao chromosome BXJ2-11, Cavendish_Baxijiao_AAA, whole genome shotgun sequence:
- the LOC135627775 gene encoding chaperone protein dnaJ A6-like, with the protein MFARAQRKSDNTKYYEILGVPKSASQDELKKAYRKAAIRNHPDKGGDPEKFKELAQAYEVLSDPEKREIYDKYGEDALKEGIGGGGGGSFHNPFEIFEQFFGGSSFGGGSFGGGSSRGRRQKRGEDVVHSLKVSLEDLYNGTSKKLSLSRNALCQKCKGKGSKSGASGRCYGCQGTGMRTVTRQIGLGMIQQMQHVCPECRGSGEVISDKDKCPHCKGNKVVQEKKVLEVHVEKGMQHGQKIVFAGEADEAPDTVTGDIIFVLQHKEHPKFKRKYDDLYVDRTLSLTEALCGFQFVLTHLDGRQLLIKSSPGEVIKPGQHKAIDDEGMPHHGRPFMKGRLYIQFNVEFPETGVFSPDQCRSLEKFLPPRPSNHISNMELDECEETTMYDVNIEEEMRRQRLQRQQEAYDEDEDAAPRVQCAQQ; encoded by the exons ATGTTTGCGCGTGCCCAGAGGAAGAGCGACAACACCAAGTACTACGAGATTCTTGGGGTTCCCAAGAGCGCAAGCCAGGATGAGCTGAAGAAAGCCTATAGGAAGGCCGCCATAAGGAACCACCCGGATAAGGGTGGAGATCCTGAGAAG TTTAAGGAATTGGCTCAAGCATACGAAGTTCTTAGTGATCCTGAAAAGAGAGAAATTTATGATAAATATGGGGAAGATGCACTTAAAGAGGGAATAGGAGGAGGCGGTGGTGGAAGTTTCCACAATCCATTTGAAATATTTGAGCAGTTCTTCGGTGGTAGCAGTTTCGGTGGTGGCAGTTTTGGTG GTGGCAGTTCAAGAGGTCGTAGGCAAAAACGAGGTGAAGATGTAGTTCATTCCTTAAAGGTGTCTTTGGAAGACCTGTACAATGGGACATCGAAAAAGCTTTCACTGTCAAGAAATGCCTTATGCCAAAAGTGCAAAGG AAAAGGTTCAAAGAGTGGAGCTTCAGGGAGATGTTATGGATGTCAAGGTACAGGAATGAGGACTGTAACTAGACAAATTGGACTAGGCATGATCCAGCAGATGCAGCATGTTTGCCCTGAATGCAGAGGCTCAG GTGAGGTCATCAGCGATAAGGACAAATGCCCACATTGTAAAGGGAACAAAGTTGTGCAGGAAAAGAAGGTCTTGGAGGTTCATGTTGAGAAGGGAATGCAACATGGTCAGAAGATTGTATTTGCAGGAGAAGCTGATGAAGCT CCGGATACAGTGACAGGAGATATAATTTTTGTCCTACAACATAAGGAGCATCCAAAATTCAAAAGGAAGTATGATGACCTCTATGTGGATCGGACACTTAGTCTGACAGAGGCACTTTGCGGGTTTCAGTTTGTTCTGACCCATCTTGATGGCAGACAGTTACTTATCAAGTCAAGTCCAGGCGAAGTCATCAAGCCCG GTCAACATAAAGCAATTGATGACGAAGGAATGCCTCATCATGGGAGGCCATTCATGAAGGGTCGCCTTTATATCCAGTTCAATGTTGAATTTCCTGAGACAGGAGTGTTTTCTCCTGATCAATGTCGCTCTCTGGAGAAATTTCTGCCACCAAGGCCAAGCAACCACATCTCAAACATGGAATTAGACGAGTGCGAGGAGACTACCATGTATGATGTTAACATCGAAGAGGAGATGAGGCGACAGCGCCTGCAGCGGCAGCAGGAAGCCtatgatgaagatgaagatgccGCTCCACGTGTACAATGTGCCCAACAATAA
- the LOC135626298 gene encoding uncharacterized protein LOC135626298 translates to MAGSNCDPVILRKLFHSEEIDFYCRLVRQLDQNPERMKQVIALWLWFESIGHHEFIHRVSSLKGDDVILGFVSEAEACLDRLMGHHVQTRGDELPLTSSLMAKKMDLRFFESHRDEAIEGVMYIFHSVCQIIFNDEPMERAAENANHPNDHCRHTSGVHDIRSPMRERRSQEGGASTSAMAMIPPQFSTVPSPLRDMLNPMARPWTPEIVRSSDDQRSLFITFSMGQHISREEIKQYFNARYGPCVEVVLTERTPPGHQPMFGRLIFTDASMVARVLNGLPTAKFIINGKHLWARMYAPFQTRRVEALRLVKKLKRMPREGGTRGEVGEVGVTIDIMDCKSLTSKIIFMKSIIDPIV, encoded by the exons ATGGCGGGATCGAATTGTGATCCTGTTATACTCAGGAAGCTCTTCCACTCGGAGGAAATAGATTTCTACTGCCGACTCGTTCGACAGTTGGACCAGAACCCGGAGCGCATGAAACAGGTGATTGCACTGTGGTTATGGTTTGAATCCATCGGCCACCATGAATTCATCCATCGAGTGTCGTCCCTTAAAGGCGACGACGTCATCCTCGGCTTCGTGAGCGAGGCCGAGGCCTGCCTCGACCGCCTCATGGGCCACCATGTGCAGACGAGGGGCGACGAGCTGCCGCTGACCAGTTCCCTCATGGCGAAGAAGATGGACCTTCGGTTCTTCGAGTCCCACCGCGATGAGGCCATCGAAGGCGTCATGTACATCTTCCACAGCGTCTGCCAGATCATATTCAACGATGAGCCCATGGAGAGGGCGGCGGAGAATGCCAACCACCCCAACGACCACTGCCGGCACACCAGCGGGGTGCACGATATCAGGTCACCGATGAGGGAGAGACGCAGCCAAGAAGGCGGAGCCTCGACCTCGGCCATGGCCATGATCCCACCGCAGTTTTCCACTGTCCCCTCGCCGCTGCGCGACATGCTGAACCCGATGGCCAGGCCGTGGACGCCGGAGATCGTCCGGTCGTCGGATGACCAGCGATCCTTGTTCATCACCTTCTCCATGGGGCAACACATCTCCAGGGAGGAAATCAAGCAGTACTTCAACGC GCGATACGGGCCTTGTGTCGAGGTGGTGTTAACAGAGAGGACGCCGCCGGGGCACCAGCCGATGTTCGGGCGGTTGATCTTCACGGATGCTTCCATGGTAGCTAGGGTTCTGAACGGGCTGCCAACAGCCAAGTTCATCATCAACGGCAAGCATCTGTGGGCGAGGATGTACGCGCCTTTCCAGACTAGG AGGGTAGAGGCATTGAGGTTGGTGAAGAAGTTGAAGAGGATGCCAAGGGAAGGAGGCACCAGAGGAGAAGTTGGAGAGGTCGGAGTGACGATCGACATCATGGATTGCAAGAGCCTTACCTCTAAGATCATATTTATGAAATCTATCATCGATcctatagtttga
- the LOC135626299 gene encoding uncharacterized protein LOC135626299, with translation MEGPSRDPHELMLLFHTQERDFYCRLVRQLDQNPERMKQVIALWLWFESIDHYEFIRRVSSYNSDDVILGFVGEAEACLDRLMGQHEQTRGDELPLTSSLMAEKMDLRFFESHRDEAIKGVRHIFNNVCQIIFDDVLVERAAEAANHPDDHRLRPSGLHDISPPTREGSSQGEGGASSAGVAMSLPTQARTVLQPRDSTLNPMARPWSPEGNRSPGDLRSMFITFSRGHPISRQDIVGFFNGRYGPCLETVMMERVSPGQHPMYGRLVFRNASAIARVLNGQPTAKFIINGRHLWARMYTPRRG, from the exons ATGGAGGGACCGAGTCGTGATCCTCATGAACTCATGCTGCTCTTCCACACGCAGGAAAGAGATTTCTACTGCCGACTCGTTCGACAGTTGGACCAAAACCCGGAGCGGATGAAGCAGGTGATTGCACTGTGGTTATGGTTTGAATCCATCGACCACTATGAATTCATCCGGCGAGTGTCGTCCTACAACAGCGACGACGTCATCCTCGGCTTCGTGGGAGAGGCCGAGGCCTGCCTCGACCGCCTCATGGGCCAGCATGAGCAGACGAGGGGCGACGAGCTGCCGCTGACCAGTTCCCTCATGGCTGAGAAGATGGACCTTCGGTTCTTCGAGTCCCACCGCGATGAGGCCATCAAAGGCGTCAGGCACATCTTCAACAACGTCTGCCAGATCATATTCGACGATGTGCTCGTGGAGAGGGCGGCGGAGGCTGCCAACCACCCCGACGACCACCGCCTGCGCCCCAGCGGGCTGCACGATATCAGTCCACCGACGAGGGAGGGAAGCAGCCAAGGGGAAGGCGGTGCGTCTTCCGCGGGAGTGGCCATGAGCCTACCGACGCAGGCTCGCACTGTTCTGCAGCCGCGAGACTCCACGCTGAACCCGATGGCCAGGCCGTGGTCGCCAGAAGGCAACCGGTCACCGGGGGACCTGCGATCCATGTTCATCACCTTCTCCAGGGGGCACCCCATCTCCAGACAGGACATCGTCGGGTTCTTCAACGG GCGATACGGGCCTTGTCTCGAGACGGTGATGATGGAGAGGGTGTCGCCGGGGCAGCATCCGATGTACGGCCGGCTGGTCTTCAGGAATGCTTCCGCAATAGCTAGGGTTCTGAACGGGCAGCCAACGGCCAAGTTCATCATCAACGGCAGGCATCTGTGGGCGAGGATGTACACGCCTCGCCGTGGCTAG
- the LOC135581780 gene encoding probable isoaspartyl peptidase/L-asparaginase 3 isoform X1 — MAPKVVSLFFFLSMSTVSELGGIYGSGGYPIVVSTWPFREAVRAAWRSVNDHGSSAVDAVVEGCSACEELRCDGTVGPGGSPDENGETTLDALVMDGTTMEVGAVAAMRNVKDGIKAAKLVMDYTEHTMLVGEKASIFAISMGLPGPTNLSSSESIEKWVKWKENNCQPNFRKNVVPAKSCGPYHVHYDSSSALERSCGLSREGSGERSLFGDGNHLQTPEHKSNIISYHNHDTISMAIIDKMGHIAVGTSTNGATFKLPGRVGDGPIAGSAAYADDEVGACGATGDGDIMMRFLPCYQVVESMRQGMEPRHAAADAISRIARKYPDFIGAVFALNKNGVHAGACHGWTFQYSVRNSSMKDVEVFTVVPSD; from the exons ATGGCTCCCAAAGTTGTCtcacttttcttcttcctctcaatGTCAACT GTGTCGGAGCTTGGAGGGATTTATGGATCAGGGGGCTACCCGATAGTCGTGAGCACTTGGCCGTTCCGAGAGGCGGTGCGAGCGGCTTGGAGGTCCGTCAATGATCACGGTTCGTCGGCCGTTGATGCTGTTGTCGAAGGGTGCTCCGCCTGCGAGGAGCTGCGCTGCGACGGCACAG TTGGACCTGGTGGCAGTccagatgagaatggagaaaccaCATTAGATGCTCTTGTCATGGATGGG ACCACAATGGAGGTTGGAGCTGTGGCTGCTATGAGAAATGTGAAGGATGGCATCAAAGCTGCAAAATTGGTTATGGATTATACAGAACACACTATGCTTGTTGGAGAGAAGGCCTCCATCTTTGCTATTTCAATGGGTCTTCCTGGACCAACTAATCTTAGTTCGTCAGAATCCATTGAGAAATGGGTTAAGTGGAAGGAGAATAATTGCCAACCAAACTTCCGGAAGAATGTTGTTCCTGCAAAAAGCTGTGGACCTTATCATGTTCACTATGATTCATCTTCTGCACTTGAGAGGTCTTGTGGACTTTCCAGAGAGGGAAGTGGTGAGAGGAGTTTGTTTGGAGATGGAAATCATTTGCAAACTCCTGAACATAAATCCAACATTATTAGTTACCACAACCATGACACCATCTCCATGGCCATAATTGATAAA ATGGGGCATATTGCGGTTGGGACATCGACAAATGGAGCTACATTCAAACTTCCTGGAAG GGTAGGTGATGGACCAATAGCAGGATCCGCTGCCTATGCTGATGATGAAGTCGGTGCTTGTGGTGCAACTGGAGATGGGGATATCATGATGCGCTTCCTTCCTTG TTATCAGGTTGTGGAGAGCATGCGGCAAGGAATGGAGCCCAGGCATGCTGCAGCAGATGCAATATCCAGAATAGCTCGCAAGTACCCAGACTTCATCGGAGCTGTTTTTGCCCTCAACAAGAACGGTGTACACGCAGGAGCTTGCCATGGATGGACTTTCCAATACTCAGTAAGAAACTCCAGCATGAAGGATGTTGAAGTATTCACTGTAGTACCTTCGGACTGA
- the LOC135581780 gene encoding probable isoaspartyl peptidase/L-asparaginase 3 isoform X2, giving the protein MAPKVSELGGIYGSGGYPIVVSTWPFREAVRAAWRSVNDHGSSAVDAVVEGCSACEELRCDGTVGPGGSPDENGETTLDALVMDGTTMEVGAVAAMRNVKDGIKAAKLVMDYTEHTMLVGEKASIFAISMGLPGPTNLSSSESIEKWVKWKENNCQPNFRKNVVPAKSCGPYHVHYDSSSALERSCGLSREGSGERSLFGDGNHLQTPEHKSNIISYHNHDTISMAIIDKMGHIAVGTSTNGATFKLPGRVGDGPIAGSAAYADDEVGACGATGDGDIMMRFLPCYQVVESMRQGMEPRHAAADAISRIARKYPDFIGAVFALNKNGVHAGACHGWTFQYSVRNSSMKDVEVFTVVPSD; this is encoded by the exons ATGGCTCCCAAA GTGTCGGAGCTTGGAGGGATTTATGGATCAGGGGGCTACCCGATAGTCGTGAGCACTTGGCCGTTCCGAGAGGCGGTGCGAGCGGCTTGGAGGTCCGTCAATGATCACGGTTCGTCGGCCGTTGATGCTGTTGTCGAAGGGTGCTCCGCCTGCGAGGAGCTGCGCTGCGACGGCACAG TTGGACCTGGTGGCAGTccagatgagaatggagaaaccaCATTAGATGCTCTTGTCATGGATGGG ACCACAATGGAGGTTGGAGCTGTGGCTGCTATGAGAAATGTGAAGGATGGCATCAAAGCTGCAAAATTGGTTATGGATTATACAGAACACACTATGCTTGTTGGAGAGAAGGCCTCCATCTTTGCTATTTCAATGGGTCTTCCTGGACCAACTAATCTTAGTTCGTCAGAATCCATTGAGAAATGGGTTAAGTGGAAGGAGAATAATTGCCAACCAAACTTCCGGAAGAATGTTGTTCCTGCAAAAAGCTGTGGACCTTATCATGTTCACTATGATTCATCTTCTGCACTTGAGAGGTCTTGTGGACTTTCCAGAGAGGGAAGTGGTGAGAGGAGTTTGTTTGGAGATGGAAATCATTTGCAAACTCCTGAACATAAATCCAACATTATTAGTTACCACAACCATGACACCATCTCCATGGCCATAATTGATAAA ATGGGGCATATTGCGGTTGGGACATCGACAAATGGAGCTACATTCAAACTTCCTGGAAG GGTAGGTGATGGACCAATAGCAGGATCCGCTGCCTATGCTGATGATGAAGTCGGTGCTTGTGGTGCAACTGGAGATGGGGATATCATGATGCGCTTCCTTCCTTG TTATCAGGTTGTGGAGAGCATGCGGCAAGGAATGGAGCCCAGGCATGCTGCAGCAGATGCAATATCCAGAATAGCTCGCAAGTACCCAGACTTCATCGGAGCTGTTTTTGCCCTCAACAAGAACGGTGTACACGCAGGAGCTTGCCATGGATGGACTTTCCAATACTCAGTAAGAAACTCCAGCATGAAGGATGTTGAAGTATTCACTGTAGTACCTTCGGACTGA
- the LOC135581780 gene encoding probable isoaspartyl peptidase/L-asparaginase 3 isoform X3: MEVGAVAAMRNVKDGIKAAKLVMDYTEHTMLVGEKASIFAISMGLPGPTNLSSSESIEKWVKWKENNCQPNFRKNVVPAKSCGPYHVHYDSSSALERSCGLSREGSGERSLFGDGNHLQTPEHKSNIISYHNHDTISMAIIDKMGHIAVGTSTNGATFKLPGRVGDGPIAGSAAYADDEVGACGATGDGDIMMRFLPCYQVVESMRQGMEPRHAAADAISRIARKYPDFIGAVFALNKNGVHAGACHGWTFQYSVRNSSMKDVEVFTVVPSD; the protein is encoded by the exons ATGGAGGTTGGAGCTGTGGCTGCTATGAGAAATGTGAAGGATGGCATCAAAGCTGCAAAATTGGTTATGGATTATACAGAACACACTATGCTTGTTGGAGAGAAGGCCTCCATCTTTGCTATTTCAATGGGTCTTCCTGGACCAACTAATCTTAGTTCGTCAGAATCCATTGAGAAATGGGTTAAGTGGAAGGAGAATAATTGCCAACCAAACTTCCGGAAGAATGTTGTTCCTGCAAAAAGCTGTGGACCTTATCATGTTCACTATGATTCATCTTCTGCACTTGAGAGGTCTTGTGGACTTTCCAGAGAGGGAAGTGGTGAGAGGAGTTTGTTTGGAGATGGAAATCATTTGCAAACTCCTGAACATAAATCCAACATTATTAGTTACCACAACCATGACACCATCTCCATGGCCATAATTGATAAA ATGGGGCATATTGCGGTTGGGACATCGACAAATGGAGCTACATTCAAACTTCCTGGAAG GGTAGGTGATGGACCAATAGCAGGATCCGCTGCCTATGCTGATGATGAAGTCGGTGCTTGTGGTGCAACTGGAGATGGGGATATCATGATGCGCTTCCTTCCTTG TTATCAGGTTGTGGAGAGCATGCGGCAAGGAATGGAGCCCAGGCATGCTGCAGCAGATGCAATATCCAGAATAGCTCGCAAGTACCCAGACTTCATCGGAGCTGTTTTTGCCCTCAACAAGAACGGTGTACACGCAGGAGCTTGCCATGGATGGACTTTCCAATACTCAGTAAGAAACTCCAGCATGAAGGATGTTGAAGTATTCACTGTAGTACCTTCGGACTGA